A window from Desulfonatronovibrio magnus encodes these proteins:
- a CDS encoding response regulator produces the protein MNKSRILIVDDSKTIRKVLLKQLASFKAELFEGEDGQEGLEKALEHMPHMIITDIDMPRMNGFELCRQLKSDERTRHIPVLMLSANENEEYIEKGFEVGATAYVPKINASRDLLPRVNDILEKSVMLRNSKVLVVDDSKYIRGIVSRGLMENGFGVELAENGMKALEILGNLKPDMIITDLNMPVMDGIELCENIRSRSELDDVPVLIMSSESDRRLMREMMQRGASGYILKPFNLDQLVIYAEKLLSDHFRLLLLDKQRLTHDRDMLVGSIASLIQALEARDPYTRGHSESVAAIASLIAKEMDFSESELHDITLCARLHDIGKIGIPDKVLLKPGRLTHEEFSEIQRHPLMGAQILKPIPSMSEIIPGVLQHHEKIDGSGYPYGLSGDAIHLWARIIAVADVYHAVTSSRPYRDPMGFDKALEIIGSATGNHLCSKCVSVFLKLIHDNPDIGQGHFESIS, from the coding sequence ATGAATAAATCACGAATACTTATTGTAGATGACAGTAAAACCATTAGAAAGGTGCTGCTCAAGCAGCTTGCGTCTTTCAAGGCTGAACTTTTTGAAGGTGAGGACGGGCAGGAAGGACTGGAAAAGGCCTTAGAACATATGCCTCACATGATCATAACTGATATAGATATGCCCAGGATGAATGGTTTTGAACTGTGCAGGCAGCTTAAGTCTGACGAGAGAACCAGGCATATTCCCGTACTCATGCTAAGTGCCAATGAGAATGAGGAATATATTGAAAAAGGTTTTGAAGTCGGCGCAACTGCATATGTACCCAAAATCAATGCCAGCAGGGACTTGTTGCCCAGGGTCAATGACATTCTGGAAAAGTCAGTCATGTTGCGCAACAGCAAGGTTCTTGTAGTGGATGATTCCAAATATATCAGGGGTATAGTGTCCCGTGGTCTGATGGAGAATGGTTTCGGTGTGGAACTGGCTGAAAATGGTATGAAGGCCCTGGAAATTCTGGGTAATCTTAAGCCTGATATGATCATTACTGATCTGAATATGCCGGTCATGGACGGTATAGAGTTGTGCGAAAATATCCGCTCCCGTTCAGAGCTTGATGATGTGCCTGTGCTGATCATGAGTTCTGAGAGTGATCGTCGATTGATGAGAGAAATGATGCAGCGGGGGGCATCAGGATATATACTTAAGCCATTCAATCTTGATCAGCTTGTGATATATGCTGAAAAACTGCTTTCTGATCACTTTCGACTACTTCTTCTGGATAAACAGCGCCTGACACATGACCGGGATATGCTTGTGGGCAGCATTGCCAGCCTTATTCAGGCTTTGGAGGCACGAGATCCTTATACCAGAGGCCATTCAGAATCAGTGGCTGCCATTGCTTCCCTGATTGCTAAAGAAATGGATTTTTCTGAATCAGAACTGCACGACATCACTTTGTGCGCCCGGCTGCATGACATTGGAAAAATAGGCATTCCGGACAAGGTACTACTCAAGCCAGGACGCTTGACTCATGAAGAGTTTTCCGAAATTCAGCGTCATCCACTTATGGGGGCCCAAATTTTAAAACCCATACCCAGTATGAGCGAAATAATTCCAGGAGTATTGCAGCATCATGAAAAGATAGATGGGTCAGGATATCCTTACGGTCTCTCCGGCGATGCCATTCATCTCTGGGCGAGAATCATTGCTGTGGCGGACGTCTATCATGCTGTAACCAGCAGCAGGCCATACAGAGATCCCATGGGGTTTGATAAAGCTCTTGAAATAATTGGCAGTGCCACTGGTAATCATCTATGTTCCAAATGCGTATCAGTATTTTTGAAACTTATACATGATAACCCAGATATTGGCCAAGGTCATTTTGAATCTATCTCCTGA
- a CDS encoding DUF1566 domain-containing protein, giving the protein MIKNIIQTGLDRCFDEQENEIHCLNAGQDPTYAVGEPWPVPRFTLLDKDVVKDELTGLNWTRKANFFEFPLTWDQAFAEIDQLNNQGFGGFNDWRMPNRREMRSILSHGARKPALPQDHPFADVFLGWYWTSTSSAMAPAYAWYVHLEGARMFYGGKNQRYLVWPVRGKSVHIPATGQTMCHDTQGQTIDCKGSGQDSEIQTGQPWPEPRFVKHGPHFLDKLTNLVWHDPGKISGGPFTWIQALDAVAEIKGNGWRMPNINELESLVDASNHSPALPDQHQFTGLQEGYWSSTTSFFEADWAYVLYLHKGAVGVGFKPYAEFYLWPVRSEL; this is encoded by the coding sequence ATGATCAAAAATATTATTCAAACCGGACTGGACAGATGTTTTGATGAGCAGGAAAATGAAATTCACTGTTTAAATGCCGGCCAGGATCCCACTTATGCCGTTGGCGAACCATGGCCTGTGCCCAGATTTACTCTTTTAGACAAGGACGTTGTCAAGGATGAATTAACCGGCCTCAACTGGACTCGCAAGGCAAACTTCTTTGAATTCCCTCTGACATGGGACCAGGCCTTTGCAGAGATCGACCAACTGAATAACCAGGGTTTTGGCGGATTTAATGACTGGAGGATGCCCAATCGTCGTGAAATGCGCTCCATCCTGTCTCATGGTGCGAGAAAGCCGGCACTGCCACAGGACCATCCATTTGCAGATGTCTTCCTGGGCTGGTATTGGACTTCCACTTCATCTGCCATGGCACCAGCATATGCCTGGTACGTTCACCTTGAAGGTGCAAGAATGTTTTACGGCGGTAAAAACCAGAGGTACCTGGTATGGCCTGTAAGGGGGAAATCTGTTCACATACCTGCCACAGGTCAGACAATGTGTCATGACACCCAGGGGCAAACCATAGACTGTAAAGGCTCAGGCCAGGACTCTGAAATCCAGACAGGACAACCGTGGCCTGAACCACGATTTGTTAAACACGGGCCCCACTTTCTTGATAAGCTGACAAACCTTGTATGGCATGATCCCGGCAAAATAAGTGGAGGGCCTTTCACCTGGATACAAGCCCTGGATGCTGTGGCAGAAATCAAGGGGAATGGATGGCGAATGCCCAACATTAATGAGCTTGAGTCCCTGGTAGATGCCTCAAACCACTCCCCTGCACTGCCTGACCAGCATCAATTCACAGGACTGCAGGAAGGATACTGGTCATCTACCACAAGCTTCTTTGAAGCAGACTGGGCATACGTTCTGTATCTGCACAAAGGCGCAGTTGGTGTTGGATTCAAGCCCTATGCCGAATTTTACCTCTGGCCGGTACGAAGTGAGCTTTGA
- a CDS encoding TetR/AcrR family transcriptional regulator, producing the protein MAKNRKVKIVATAKKLFATQGFDSTSLQQIADGTGVTEPLMYYHFRGKEDIFIEIIRSVYEEYFAHIKSLPQNPGTQFDKISNLIRLHINIAANRPNDGRLILSHCPSSLKKNTHIYHEIMQERHDLITGYLRDCLETGNAAGEFDAHPVEELVIVIACLLKGVIHRKLLGRISESSYEYTAIEFCRRALMPNPVIY; encoded by the coding sequence ATGGCTAAAAACAGAAAAGTTAAAATTGTTGCCACAGCTAAAAAGCTGTTTGCCACTCAAGGTTTTGACAGCACTTCACTCCAGCAGATAGCTGATGGCACAGGGGTGACTGAGCCTTTGATGTATTATCACTTTAGAGGCAAAGAAGATATTTTTATCGAGATAATAAGAAGTGTATATGAGGAATACTTCGCTCACATCAAGTCCCTGCCTCAAAATCCAGGTACCCAGTTCGATAAAATCAGCAACCTGATTCGCTTGCATATTAATATTGCTGCAAACAGACCCAATGACGGAAGGTTGATCCTGTCCCACTGTCCTTCCAGTCTGAAAAAAAATACTCACATCTACCATGAAATAATGCAGGAAAGACATGATCTTATTACCGGATACCTGCGGGATTGTCTCGAAACTGGAAATGCCGCTGGCGAGTTTGATGCCCATCCAGTAGAAGAGTTGGTAATAGTCATTGCGTGTCTTTTAAAAGGAGTAATCCATAGAAAACTTCTTGGTAGAATAAGCGAATCTTCTTATGAGTACACAGCAATTGAGTTCTGTCGCCGGGCATTAATGCCCAACCCTGTAATTTACTGA